The following is a genomic window from Campylobacter concisus.
TGCTCCTTATAAATATGCTATATCACAAGATTTTTTCGAAATGACCATTCTTTTAGAAGAAAAACCTTCTGTGGTTACTAAATTTTTCTCATCAATAGATTACAAGATATACAAAAATGGCGAAAGTCGTCACGTAGAATTTTTTATAAATAATAAAAAAATTTATGAAAGAATCATATAAATAATCCAAGGAAAGGTGATGCAAGTTATTTTATTTACACAAAATAGTGCATTAAACAATATTTGGAGAAGCTATTTTACTGGCAATAGCGATGTGAAATTTATACATAATAGAAAAGAGTTTTTTTCTCATATAAATGATGATGTTGATATTATAGGCATTGATATTGATGTTTTTAAAGATAATATTGATGATGTTATAAAAAATATAATTGAAAATTCCCCAAATATAAAAATACTCATACTCTCAAATAGGCCAACGATAAACGAAGGCAAGCATCTACTTACGCTTGGAATCAAGGGCTATGCAAATTCTCACATGAGAAAGACACACTTTGAAGATGCTTTTGAAGCTATTTTTAATGGAAATATATGGCTTTACCAAGAATTTGTTCAGGCAATGATTAGTGAGCTAACCGGCTCATATATTAATAGTGAAAGTGAAAAGGCAGATAAAAGGACTGACCTCTCTGAACTTAGTTCAAGGGAAAGAGAAGTTGCAGATTTAATCTATCAGGGTCTAACAAATAATGAAATTTCAGAAAAAACAGGTATTACACTAAGAACAGTTAAAGCACATACAAGCTCGA
Proteins encoded in this region:
- a CDS encoding response regulator transcription factor encodes the protein MQVILFTQNSALNNIWRSYFTGNSDVKFIHNRKEFFSHINDDVDIIGIDIDVFKDNIDDVIKNIIENSPNIKILILSNRPTINEGKHLLTLGIKGYANSHMRKTHFEDAFEAIFNGNIWLYQEFVQAMISELTGSYINSESEKADKRTDLSELSSREREVADLIYQGLTNNEISEKTGITLRTVKAHTSSIYSKLNVKDRIGLVLLMKQLDA